In Calonectris borealis chromosome 8, bCalBor7.hap1.2, whole genome shotgun sequence, the genomic stretch GGGGGCTGTGGGAGGAAGGGGCTTCAGGCAGATATTGGGTGCAGGGGGGTTAAGAGCTCTGTCCAGCCTTAAAGCACTTCGTGGGGCATCAAGGACTCTCAAGGTGACCTGAAGGTGAAACCATCCCTGTCCCACTGACTCCCCACTAGTGGCCAGGACGATGCGGGCTGCATCCCTGCCCACCCCTGAGGCAAAGACAGTCCCCTGGCCACGGCTGGGTCTGGCTTTTGGGGTTGGGGAGGTGGAGAAGCCCCATGGGGGGAGCGGGACCTTCATTCCCCAATGCGTGGAGCAGGTGCCTTGCCGCCGGCAAGAAAGCCAGCGGCAAGGGTGCTGCACTTGTTAGGAGCTGGGCACCATGATCCCCCACCTCATCCCCCTTTCCTTGCCCCGTCAGTGCAGGTGTCCCAGCTCCCAGTGCCGTGCTGGGACCAGTATGATACTGCCCACTGGTCTTTGTCTGCCCTGGAGGGGTGTGCGGGGAGGTGGTTTGGGGttgcagtggggctgggaggacCCCGTCGGGTTGagcgctggggcagaggggagacTAACGCCCCATTTCCCCCTGCCAGGGCCGGGGGTCCGGGATGGGGCTGCTGGTGCTAGCCCTGGccgcctggctggggctggggctggcctcgGCCTCTGAGGGGGTGGCCAACAGCAGCCGGCTCTGCCAGGAGGCACCGGCATGGAGCGTCAACGGCTTGAGCCCCatggcgggggcggcggggcaggtgACGGTGGTGGCCCTGCTGAAGGCCAGCTGACacttctgcctgcagcaggccCACAGGTGAGCCCTGCTCCCCCTACCCCAAACCCAACCCCGCCATCTGGGGGTCGGCATGGTGGCCCCtcgccccagcacccccctctcAGCGCCTCCTTCCCCGCAGCCTCGGGGGCCTGCGGGAGAGGCTGGCCCGGCAGGGCACGGTCGACGTCCGCTACATGATCGTCAACGAGAAGGCACCGCTCTCCCGTGCCATGTTTGGGGAGCTGGAGCGCCAGGCCCCCCCAGGCGTCCCCGTCTTCCagccagagccggaggagccTGACGTCTGGCAGGTCCTGGGGGGTGACAAGGACGACTTCCTTGTCTATGACCGGTGAGCGTCGCCCATCTTGGCTGAGGCTTTCCTAGGGGGTTATGGTGGGCTTCCCAAAGCTCCCCCCACGGCTGAGCTGGGGAGACCCCAGACCCTCCGCCTTGAGCCAGGCCACGGCTTCTCCCCGCAGGTGCGGCCGCCTGGCGTTCCACATCCAGCTGCCCTACAGCTTCCTCCACTTCCCCTACGTGGAGTCGGCCATCCGCTTCACCCACAGCAAGGACTTCTGCGGCAACTGCTCCCTCTACCCCAACACCACCCAGGAGGTAAGGAGCAGGGATGCTCGCTGGAGCCAGGCTCCCTTCTCTCCTCTGGCATTGCACATCAGGAAAAAACCAACCTTATCTTCATGTCGGGGACAGGCTCTGGGTTGGCAGCTGACattgtccgtggttgggagggaaGGTGATGAAAGGACTGGAATAAGGGCAGTTAAATAGGTCAGAGCTTTCAGGCTGAGAAGGAACGGACTAAAGGGGTCATAGCCCAGGTCTGGAAAAGCTAACTAGGGTCGCTGGCTGTTCTGATGTAAGAAGGGCAGGCAGTGGACCCAGAGGTCACAAGCTCAGAGCAAAGAAAAGGACGTAGCTCCAGGCTCAGCAGGTGATTAGTCACTTCCTAGGAGAAAAATCCAGctagaaatattaaatacaaagtgCCTTTCCTGGCTCTGGGCCACAGGCAGCTTGAGCCAAGGGATGTGGGTACAGAGGCTTGTGCTCTATGTGCTCCAGTCTCTCCTGTCCTCCCTGCGCCCTGGGTCGGGGCTGGAGAGCCTTTGCTCACGCAGCTTTCGGCATGACGGATGCTGGCCTGCTTTCATCCCAGCTCACAGGCATGCCCGCAGGCTCGCTGCGGGGCCATGTGCATTCACATACCGCACCAGCCCTTGTGTTACTTTCCCCAGGCTAACAGTACCATGGAGGTCCCTGTAACCCTGAGCCCACCTCCCAACCAGGAGGGGAAGGAGTCAGAGACCCCCATCCACCAGCACAACCCCCTCCATCCTCACCACCACCACGAGGTCAGCAGCGAGAGAGCCACAGACCCCAGTGGGGACCACGAGCCTGCCACCCATGCTCACCGCCACCACGGAGACCATGGCCAGCCCCATCCcgagaggaagaagcagaaggagggaaatGAGCACTAAGCCAGGCTGGGCAGCCTTGCAGAAGAATCCAGTAGTGTGCAGACCACGCCAACTTGCTTCCCAGAGGCATGAAAGGACTCGCTTTGGGCTGCTGGTCACCAGCAGCATTGGTGTAACAgccccctccagcatcccccatGGGGGTCGTACTCCCACGCTGTGACCAGGGATGAAAATCCCCCTCAGACCCCCCGAGGTGCTGCATTTTCAGCCCCAGGGCTCGGTTCTGAGCCTTCCTCTGCCGCCGCCTGCCTTTCCACGCTCAATGAAGCCCGCCGTGCAAACCGGGAGGTCCCCGGTCACTGCTGGCTGACACTGCATGGAGCAGCAGGGCGGGGGTGGAGGGGCCAGAGCTGGGAcgggagcagcactgccagcacgcTCTGCTTGTCCTGGCACCCCTGGGTGTCCTGGCCAGGGAGCGAGGGGAGGGACAGCGTGTGCCCCGCAGGACGTTAtcccaggggatggggacactgggagagGTGGGAGGTCGCAGCTCCCCATGGTCTAAACCCTGTACCCCCATAGCTGTCACATCCTGGGGACCCTCCAGGCCTTGCACACGGGTATGTGCAGTGGTGATGGGTGGCCGCAAGATGGTGGCCTTGTCCCCTCTTGGAGACCTAGGGGCTGTATCCAGGGCTCACAGGATACAGGgccgtgggtgggtgggggtgagGATCCTGGGATCTCTCCTGGGGGAGAAGTGAGATCGGAGGGCGATGCAGATATCCAGAGCACGAATAAAACCTCTGTGAAGCGAAGCCTGCTCAGCCTGGCCTCTGGTGGGACCCCTTCCACAGAGAGGGTGGGAGGCTCGCTCAGCGCTGGGCTGGTCCTGGGCATTTCTCTCGACTTGGGGCTGGATGTGAACCCCATAAAGAATTCCCCTATTCAAAGACCGGGCGGTAAAGGAGTTGAGGACTGAAGAGACCCCATCTCTTCAAACCTTCTGGTTACCTCCTGCCAGGATGTGAACCCAGGGCTTAGtcccccccagggcagggcattAACCCTGCACTGCCAGGTGGAAGTTTGGCTCAGCACCTCAACCTCTGGCTTGCAGGTGTGATGTTGGGGTGCCTGCCCTGAGCTGCTGTCGTGGGGCTGAAGTTCCCACATGCAGTCCAAGGTCATCTTGGGCATCTTGTCCCCAGTGCCCAACCTGGTCCCCATTGCACACACAGTGTTGGGGGCTGCCCAGCCTTCAAGCAGCTGGGTGCTGCATCCCTGGCACGCAGctgtgcctgcctgcaccccaggcTGCCCCCATGCCTGTCTCAGCCCCACAGCCCTTCACTCCAGCTCCATCATCATCCCACACAGCCCCACTCAATGCCTCCCCTGAACCCTTCATCTCCCCTCCCAGACCCACAGCCTGAGTGGGGAGCAAAGAGATGATTTTTCTGCTCAGCGTTATGCGGCGCCATGCTGTGTCCTGCTGATGATGCTCTGAGCTGAGTTTCTGCCCCACGTCCTGGGAGGCTGCACCCCTCCGCCCTGTCTCTGCGGGGGGTTGCTCTGCCCAACGACTGGGGCAAGAGCCAGGGTGAAGAAGAGCTGTTCTCGTGGGGATGAGGGCAACAGGATCAGGTGGGTCTTTCTCACTAGCCCACAGAAGCCAGCCAGGCTCTCCCACTGGCTGAgaccctgctccccctcctccatctctcttgctccttccctcctcctcctcctccccccccttcctcctctacCTGCTCCCAGCAGCCCACAAGGGCACCTCTGTCTGCTGCTCCTGCCATCAATATCGAGGTTATCTTTTTCTTCTGGCAGCTGCTGTAATTGAAACAAAGCAGGCCGGGCCTCACGGGCTCCACTCCTCTTGCTCATTTTGCCGGTGCTGCTGAGACAACTAATTCATCTTATCGATGCGTGGTTGGCCTCTTTTCCACCAGATCCAGGCAGAGCCCTCTCCCCACCATGGCTGGTGGGAGCAGTCTGTGTCCCTGCGgtgtgctgctgggtgctgctctgACCCAGCCTCCAGTCCTCAGCTTGCAGCAGTTGGGTGCTGGCCACCAGCAGGAGATGCCAGGGGAGCCGGCCAGGGGGGAGAGGTGCAGACTGGATGGTTGCTGATgacttttatctcttttttttttttcttctgatgcttCCTCAGCCCTTTCGTTAAATTCCACATCTTTTCCTTGCACAGCTCCTAAAGGTGTCCCTGGCAAGTAGGTGACATTGGGATGAGTGGGGCACACGCAGATTTGCATTCCCTTGCTGACAGCCAGGTCTGCAATTAGCAGTGGCAGATAGAGGGATCACCTCTGGTGCTGGGTGGGCAGTCCAGTGGCACTGTGCTCCACTGCTACCTTTTGGCTACCTCCCAGCAGATGAATCTCCAGCCCTGAAGACTTGTGTTGGTATTTTGCTTTGGGTAGAGAAATTGAGGCGTGGGAAAGAGCCGTGACACTGTTTGGGTGAAGTCCTGCGTGTCTGAGTAACGGCCAGGGTTTAGGGTGAAGCCGATGCTGCTCCGTATGTTATTGTCCAAAGGTCTgaagggtttgggggtgctgtgCTTAGGGCCCCCATGGCTTCGCTCCCCCCTGAAAGGTGCTGGAGACCTGGAGCTCTTCAAAACCTGCATCGGTATCCACACTCCAGCAGTGCTGAGGGAGAGCTTTGCTCCGAGCGGGCTGGAGGAGAGGTATTTTGGGGGAGTTAACAGGTTCTTCACATTGCTGATGTCTGGGGGAGTAATGCTGTTAGCAGGAGTCAGAGAGCTCCAAGGAGTGCTCAGGTGCCAGGGGGGCTGGCTCAGCAGGGGAGGGTCCAGGGCAAGAAACCAGGGCTGACTTCAGGCCCTGGCAGTCCTGCGCCGTGGAACCCTGGCGTCCACGGCAGTGCCACCGCCCCGGAGGAGGATGCACCATGGTACCCTTGTGTCCATGGCAGTGCCACCGCCCCGGAGGAGGATGCACCGTGGAATCCTGGCGTCCATGGCAGTGCCACCGCCCCAGAGGAGGATGCACCGTGGAACCCTGGCGTCCATGGCAGTGCCACCGCCCCGGAGGAGGATGCACCATGGTACCCTTGTGTCCATGGCAGTGCCACCGCTCCAGAGGAGGACAGACCCCAGTCCTACATCACATGCAGCCTGCTGCCTTGGCCCTGTGTGCTGCTCCTGCCGAGGGCCAGGCAGAGCCTCTCAGGAGAGGGGGAACAGCCAGTCCTAATGTCAACAGAGGCCTCTTGTGCAGCGATGCTGTGTCAAGAAGAGGAATGGGTCCCTCCTCCTCCGCCCATTCATCTGGCAGCCGGGGCTGGCGTGCCGCCAAGTCAGGCTGCTTTGGAAACATTTCATTGAGGAGGCAGCTGAGCCtaggaaaacagaatgaaaatataCAGAGAGATCACTGTTGTTAGGCAAAATAAATGCAGACGGCTGCATTTCTGTCCCCCAAGTCCAGCCCAGCCAGGCCCCTCTTGCTTCTATGGGGTGAGGGTgagtgctgctgcctggggatgGCAGCCATGTATCTCCATTGTGGGTTAGGAGCTGGGGAACGAGGGCTGCAGAGCTTGTCTCCAACTTTGGCCAACTTGCTGACGTCCGTGGTGAGTAGGTCCAGACTCATCTTGATGTAGCATTGCCCAAGGAGATGGGACAGAGCAGAGAAACAGCCGCAGAAATGAGCCAGCCCCAGCGACTCGCGTCCCCTGCACGGCCACCGGTGCTGGAGGCTGGTGCGGACGGGGCTGAGGAAGTGCGTCAGATACTGGCCTCATTCAttcccatctccctccccagCATCAATTACGAGTCCTGGCTGGGCATGAGGCCACCAGCGGGACAGAGCGCAGTCCCCAGGTTTTCAAAGTCCCGTTGCTCGGCATGCCCCATCTTTCGTCTGCTGGCAGAGAGAGAGCAGAGTCACCCCAAAGCGGTCCCCAGGGACAGAGGGTGGAGGCACCTCTCTGACTTTTGAGCAAAGATGCATTCAACAGGTTCACCTTTCCCGTTGTTTCCCCCATaacctctctcctccctccaaaGGCCTCCAAGTCTCTCCCCGGCCATTTGCTGACCTACAAGAGACCCATctcagctccttccctccctcctggtGGGTCCAGAGTGGTTTgggggaggcagagctggagctctggCTCCATGGGACATCAAGGCTCTCACCCCGCCATGGGTGCTCTTAGTGCCACTGCAGCGCAGCTTTACGTGGCTTCACCTCCTCTCTGTGTCGTGACAGGCCATGACCGTGCAAGAACAAAATAGCCATTTCTCCGTGCTGCTGGTTTCTAGCTCCTACCTTTGTTCACCAGCGATGGATGATGGCATGGAGGGAACAATTTGCTTCTGTTATTTATGGTTTTGATCTGGGGGTTGAAAGGAGCCCAATGTGAGCAGACAAAGCCCAACTAGCACCCCAGGAGAGACACATCTCACCAGCCCAACATGTGTGGATTTGCAGCACGGAGATGCCCAAGGCTGAGACTGG encodes the following:
- the LOC142085252 gene encoding selenoprotein Pb-like, with product MGLLVLALAAWLGLGLASASEGVANSSRLCQEAPAWSVNGLSPMAGAAGQVTVVALLKASUHFCLQQAHSLGGLRERLARQGTVDVRYMIVNEKAPLSRAMFGELERQAPPGVPVFQPEPEEPDVWQVLGGDKDDFLVYDRCGRLAFHIQLPYSFLHFPYVESAIRFTHSKDFCGNCSLYPNTTQEANSTMEVPVTLSPPPNQEGKESETPIHQHNPLHPHHHHEVSSERATDPSGDHEPATHAHRHHGDHGQPHPERKKQKEGNEH